Proteins encoded in a region of the Phocoena phocoena chromosome X, mPhoPho1.1, whole genome shotgun sequence genome:
- the LOC136142529 gene encoding histone H3.3A-like: protein MARTKETAHKSTGSKAPRKKPATKAARKSAPSTGGVKKPHRYRPGTMALCEIRRYQKSTELLIRKLPFQSLVREIAQDFKTDLCFQSAAIGALQEATEAYLVGFFEDTNLCAIHAKRVTIMPKDIQLACCIRGERA, encoded by the coding sequence ATGGCTCGTACAAAGGAGACTGCCCACAAATCGACCGGTAGTAAAGCACCGAGGAAGAAACCGGCTACAAAAGCCGCTCGCAAGAGTGCGCCCTCTACTGGAGGGGTGAAGAAACCTCATCGTTACAGGCCTGGTACCATGGCACTCTGTGAAATTAGACGTTATCAGAAGTCCACTGAACTTCTGATTCGCAAACTTCCCTTCCAGAGTCTGGTGCGGGAAATTGCTCAGGACTTCAAAACAGATCTGTGCTTCCAGAGTGCAGCTATTGGTGCTTTGCAGGAGGCAACTGAGGCCTATCTGGTTGGCTTTTTTGAAGACACCAACCTGTGTGCTATCCATGCCAAACGTGTAACGATTATGCCAAAAGACATCCAGCTAGCATGCTGCATACGTGGAGAACGTGCTTAA